The following coding sequences lie in one Brevibacterium marinum genomic window:
- a CDS encoding adenylate/guanylate cyclase domain-containing protein translates to MTGISDFTAEFDVVPDRSQAAGDDNDSAEVRPDGHRAEGNRTEGEHNASIAADTSEEHSSSAARESTDSAEDADSTDDPDTAEYVADADDAPAADHAQDAGQGHDTERRRDAENRADSGLGPNSIPMITEDRIDASPNAAEPPAASAPPSVPGIEHGDEDLPATSAMNLPRAEELGTDEATSAQTAGGDFSDGLHEDPRTAALQMLDDDDDDEDETVYETRSAAERLEEILLDGKRVLDRREAAKLGGISTVSARKMWRALGMSQTDEAEKAYTVSDAHALRMWAKPVADGLIDQSTALSLARAIGQTTDRLVVWQMETLVDFLTEEKGLTDPEARRDALRVVEDMVDPLQMMLTYSWRRNLAEVMGRLNVNVSDGLAIDNRQGWYDSSMPLARAVGFIDLVSYTRLSQKMEPRQLANLVQEFQGMAYNIVATGGGRVIKTVGDEVFFAAETPLGGAEIAMTLMEKVSAAENLPQARVGFVWGRVLSRLGDIFGSSVNLAARLTAVADPGTIFTDEDTARVLSASDAYVFERRESLSLQGLGETGIGEMRRGTAARMQLDLDDDES, encoded by the coding sequence ATGACAGGGATTTCGGACTTCACCGCCGAGTTCGACGTCGTCCCCGACCGGTCGCAGGCAGCCGGAGACGACAACGACAGCGCCGAGGTGCGACCCGACGGGCATCGCGCCGAGGGGAATCGTACCGAGGGCGAGCACAATGCCTCGATTGCGGCCGACACATCGGAGGAGCACAGCTCCTCTGCTGCGCGGGAATCGACGGACTCGGCCGAAGATGCCGATTCGACCGACGATCCGGACACCGCCGAGTACGTGGCGGACGCGGACGACGCACCGGCCGCGGATCACGCACAGGACGCAGGTCAAGGACACGATACCGAACGCAGACGGGATGCCGAGAACCGAGCGGACTCGGGACTCGGACCGAATTCGATTCCGATGATCACCGAGGACCGCATCGATGCCTCACCGAATGCCGCCGAGCCCCCGGCCGCCTCGGCGCCGCCCTCCGTTCCGGGGATCGAACACGGGGACGAGGATCTGCCTGCCACCTCGGCGATGAACCTCCCACGGGCCGAGGAACTGGGGACGGACGAGGCGACGTCCGCGCAGACGGCGGGAGGCGACTTCTCCGACGGACTCCACGAAGATCCGCGCACCGCGGCACTGCAGATGCTCGACGATGACGATGACGACGAGGATGAAACCGTCTACGAGACACGCAGCGCCGCCGAACGCCTCGAGGAGATACTCCTCGACGGCAAACGGGTGCTCGATCGACGTGAAGCGGCGAAGCTCGGTGGCATCTCCACGGTCTCGGCGCGCAAGATGTGGCGGGCATTGGGGATGTCGCAGACCGACGAGGCGGAGAAGGCCTACACGGTCAGCGACGCCCATGCCCTGCGAATGTGGGCGAAGCCCGTCGCCGACGGCCTCATCGATCAGAGCACCGCGCTGTCCCTGGCCCGCGCGATCGGTCAGACCACCGACCGCCTGGTCGTGTGGCAGATGGAGACCCTCGTCGACTTCCTCACCGAGGAGAAGGGTCTGACCGACCCCGAGGCCCGGCGCGATGCGCTGCGGGTCGTCGAGGACATGGTCGACCCGCTGCAGATGATGCTGACGTACTCCTGGCGGCGCAACCTCGCCGAAGTGATGGGTCGGCTCAATGTCAATGTCTCCGATGGTCTGGCAATCGACAACAGGCAGGGGTGGTACGACTCCTCGATGCCGTTGGCACGTGCGGTCGGCTTCATCGACCTCGTCTCCTACACGCGTCTGTCGCAGAAGATGGAGCCGCGGCAGCTGGCGAACCTCGTCCAGGAATTCCAGGGCATGGCCTACAACATCGTCGCGACCGGGGGCGGCCGGGTCATCAAGACCGTCGGCGATGAGGTGTTCTTCGCCGCCGAGACTCCGCTGGGCGGTGCGGAGATCGCCATGACCCTGATGGAGAAGGTGAGTGCGGCCGAGAACCTTCCGCAGGCGAGGGTCGGATTCGTCTGGGGCAGGGTCCTGTCACGTCTGGGCGACATCTTCGGCTCGAGCGTCAACCTGGCCGCCAGACTCACCGCCGTCGCCGACCCCGGAACGATCTTCACCGATGAGGACACTGCCCGTGTCCTCTCCGCTTCGGACGCCTACGTGTTCGAGCGGAGAGAATCCCTGTCTCTGCAGGGACTGGGGGAGACCGGCATCGGTGAGATGAGGCGCGGCACAGCGGCGCGGATGCAGCTCGACCTCGACGACGACGAGAGCTGA
- a CDS encoding biotin--[acetyl-CoA-carboxylase] ligase, translated as MNSQHSPFLIDVDYLRRKAADRGFDLPTVVWDDVCPSTNDELASLVRGQSTLTGPPADRFRRIAASESTDLAEVPAEFCICGTDHQNAGHGRLGRTWTVPARRSLTFSILLSPGAVFDSWGWIPLIAGEAVRSAIAEAGVPAVLKWPNDVLTEDGKKLCGILARVEAVPTGPRIVLGMGINTRLQRGDLPRESASSIAVEKDTDGSEVAHEDLLISVLSTLIPAYRELVGYDEDDFSRSAVGDEVRANMVTLGTQVRVERPDGSRLFGRATGLDAGGDLIIDDDICVSAGDVHHLRQAEEGASTEAGGRR; from the coding sequence GTGAACAGCCAACACAGTCCCTTCCTCATCGATGTTGATTACCTTCGCCGCAAGGCCGCGGATCGAGGCTTCGATCTCCCCACCGTCGTCTGGGACGATGTGTGCCCGTCGACGAACGACGAGTTGGCTTCGCTGGTTCGCGGACAGTCCACGCTCACCGGACCACCCGCGGATCGCTTTCGCCGTATCGCTGCTTCGGAGAGCACAGACCTCGCCGAGGTGCCTGCCGAGTTCTGCATCTGCGGCACCGATCATCAGAATGCCGGTCACGGCCGTCTGGGACGGACCTGGACGGTCCCCGCCCGACGGTCGCTGACGTTCTCGATCCTGCTCTCGCCCGGGGCCGTCTTCGACTCGTGGGGCTGGATTCCGCTGATCGCCGGTGAGGCAGTGAGGTCGGCCATCGCCGAGGCGGGTGTGCCCGCCGTACTCAAGTGGCCCAACGATGTCCTGACCGAGGACGGGAAGAAGCTGTGTGGGATCCTCGCCCGCGTCGAGGCTGTGCCGACAGGTCCGCGAATCGTCCTGGGAATGGGGATCAACACTCGGCTCCAAAGGGGTGATCTGCCTCGTGAGAGCGCCAGCTCGATCGCTGTGGAAAAGGACACGGACGGTTCAGAAGTTGCTCATGAAGACTTGTTAATCTCGGTTCTGAGCACACTGATTCCTGCCTACAGGGAGCTTGTCGGGTATGACGAAGACGATTTCAGCCGCAGCGCAGTCGGCGATGAGGTGCGTGCGAACATGGTGACGCTCGGAACTCAGGTCCGGGTGGAGCGACCCGATGGAAGCCGACTCTTCGGACGAGCCACAGGGCTCGACGCCGGCGGCGACCTCATCATCGACGATGACATCTGTGTCAGCGCCGGCGACGTCCATCACCTGCGACAGGCCGAGGAGGGCGCATCGACCGAAGCCGGAGGTCGCCGATGA
- a CDS encoding acyl-CoA carboxylase subunit beta has product MTDTPRTTDERIDAFVQRRDAAHTGNVKSVENQHKRGKQTARERIEALLDEDSFQEIDEFARHHNHQFGMENNRPDGDGVVCGLGTIEGKTVAVFAHDFTVLGGSLAEANGRKIVKVQKLALKLGCPIIGINDSGGARIQEAVGSIALFAEIFRLNVASSGVIPQISLIMGPSAGGAVYSPALTDVTVMVDQISHMYITGPDVIKTVTGEEVGHEELGGGRTNNTVSGNAHYLASDEEDALNYTRDLLSFLPQNNLDPADADEFESDLSTGAEDEALDALVPDSPSQPYDILDVVTTVLDDAEFLQVSELFAPNVVTGFGRVEGVSVAVIANQPMQLAGTLDIDASEKAARFVRLADAFNIPILTFVDVPGFLPGTDQEFGGIIRRGAKLIYAYGEATVPLVTLITRKAYGGAYCVMGSKQLGADINLAWPSAQIAVMGAQGAANIVYRRRLKTAEEAGEDVEGLREELIQEYEDALLNPYRAAEEGYIDAVIKPSETRSRIVRSLRALKNKHVDAPARKHGNIPL; this is encoded by the coding sequence ATGACGGATACCCCACGTACAACAGATGAGCGCATCGACGCTTTCGTCCAGCGCCGGGATGCGGCCCACACCGGCAATGTGAAGTCGGTGGAGAACCAGCACAAGCGCGGCAAACAGACCGCTCGCGAACGCATCGAAGCGCTCCTCGACGAGGATTCGTTTCAGGAGATCGATGAGTTCGCGCGCCACCACAACCACCAGTTCGGGATGGAGAACAACCGGCCCGACGGTGACGGCGTCGTCTGCGGTCTGGGCACGATCGAGGGCAAGACCGTGGCCGTCTTCGCCCACGACTTCACCGTCCTGGGCGGATCGCTGGCCGAGGCGAACGGCCGGAAGATCGTCAAGGTCCAGAAGCTCGCGCTCAAGTTGGGCTGCCCGATCATCGGCATCAACGACTCCGGTGGTGCCAGGATCCAGGAGGCCGTGGGCTCGATCGCCCTGTTCGCCGAGATCTTCCGCCTCAACGTGGCCTCCTCCGGTGTGATCCCGCAGATCTCGCTGATCATGGGGCCCTCGGCCGGCGGCGCCGTCTACTCTCCCGCATTGACCGACGTCACGGTCATGGTCGATCAGATCAGCCACATGTACATCACCGGTCCCGATGTCATCAAGACCGTCACCGGCGAGGAGGTCGGCCACGAGGAGCTCGGCGGCGGACGGACGAACAACACCGTCTCCGGCAACGCCCACTACCTGGCCAGCGACGAGGAGGACGCGCTGAACTACACACGCGACCTGCTGTCGTTCCTGCCGCAGAACAACCTCGATCCCGCCGATGCCGACGAGTTCGAATCGGATCTGTCGACCGGTGCCGAGGACGAGGCCCTGGACGCACTCGTGCCGGACTCGCCGTCCCAGCCCTACGACATCCTCGACGTCGTGACCACCGTGCTCGACGACGCGGAGTTCCTGCAGGTCTCCGAACTCTTCGCACCCAACGTCGTCACGGGATTCGGACGCGTCGAGGGAGTCAGCGTCGCCGTCATCGCCAACCAGCCGATGCAGCTGGCGGGGACCCTGGACATCGATGCTTCGGAGAAGGCCGCTCGCTTCGTGCGCCTGGCCGATGCCTTCAACATTCCGATCCTCACCTTCGTCGACGTGCCCGGCTTCCTGCCCGGAACGGACCAGGAATTCGGCGGAATCATCCGCCGTGGAGCGAAGCTCATCTACGCCTATGGAGAGGCCACGGTCCCGCTCGTCACGCTCATCACACGCAAGGCCTACGGCGGCGCGTACTGCGTGATGGGTTCGAAGCAGCTCGGCGCCGACATCAACCTCGCCTGGCCCAGCGCGCAGATCGCGGTGATGGGCGCCCAGGGTGCTGCGAACATCGTCTACCGGCGCAGGCTCAAGACCGCAGAGGAGGCCGGTGAAGACGTCGAGGGGCTGCGCGAGGAGCTGATCCAGGAGTACGAGGATGCGCTTCTCAACCCGTATCGGGCGGCCGAGGAGGGCTACATCGACGCGGTCATCAAACCGAGCGAGACGCGCAGCCGCATCGTGCGCAGTCTGCGGGCGCTGAAGAACAAGCATGTTGACGCTCCCGCGCGCAAGCACGGTAACATCCCACTATGA
- a CDS encoding MDR family MFS transporter, whose protein sequence is MSSATAAPAKEPIVLTKKTIVLIFSALMSAMFLATLDQTIVSTAMPTIVGELDGVEHQAWLVTIYLLAMTIVMPLYGKFGDMWGRKIIFLVAIAIFVVGSFGSGMSQNFWELIAWRGFQGLGGGGLMILSQAIIADIIPASERGKYMGPLGGLFAISSVLGPVLGGFFTQHMDWRWCFWINVPIGIIAFCIALFALKLPSHRSDKKVDFLGIVFMVMATSQLILVTSWGGHDYDWSSPTIIGLIIGTVVSALIFVFVESKVSNPIIPIGLFKNPTFVLSTSIGLLLGLGMFSAMAFLPTFMQMATGTDVTGSGLLMLPMMAGVMLTSIVSGIIVSKTGKYKIYPLFGTLIAGLALAWMTTMTADTSMVLIGCMIFTMGFGLGLVMQIIVLVIQNSVAPEMVGTATSTNNYFREIGASVGTALFGSIFTSRLADKVGEAMSQVPGGAGSGGPTTDSLTPESVSSLPGPIHDLVVSAYADALAPSFWYMVPVFLIAFVLAWFLPQLKLSDVAGMVARGEAVYGDDMGGAERGVVSASSEDATTAGHTTTATGHSATADAAVESEGSSASAVAGRRGSQRLSTVSVEDGHGPLTTPHTGPGADLDKDQYRLK, encoded by the coding sequence ATGAGCTCAGCCACCGCAGCACCTGCGAAGGAACCGATCGTCCTGACCAAGAAGACGATCGTCCTCATCTTCTCGGCTCTCATGTCCGCCATGTTCCTGGCGACGCTCGACCAGACGATCGTGTCGACGGCCATGCCGACGATCGTGGGCGAACTCGACGGCGTCGAGCACCAGGCCTGGCTCGTCACCATCTATCTGCTGGCGATGACCATCGTCATGCCGCTGTACGGAAAGTTCGGCGATATGTGGGGCAGGAAGATCATCTTCCTCGTCGCGATCGCGATCTTCGTCGTCGGCTCGTTCGGATCCGGCATGTCACAGAACTTCTGGGAGCTCATCGCCTGGCGCGGCTTCCAGGGCCTGGGCGGCGGCGGTCTGATGATCCTGTCACAGGCCATCATCGCCGACATCATCCCCGCCAGCGAGCGCGGCAAGTACATGGGACCACTGGGCGGACTGTTCGCGATCTCGAGCGTGCTCGGCCCGGTCCTGGGCGGATTCTTCACCCAGCACATGGACTGGCGCTGGTGCTTCTGGATCAATGTCCCGATCGGCATCATCGCCTTCTGCATCGCCCTCTTCGCGTTGAAGCTGCCCAGCCACAGGTCGGACAAGAAGGTCGACTTCCTCGGCATCGTCTTCATGGTCATGGCCACCTCACAGCTGATCCTCGTGACCAGCTGGGGCGGGCACGACTACGACTGGAGCTCGCCGACCATCATCGGCCTCATCATCGGCACCGTGGTCTCTGCGCTCATCTTCGTCTTCGTCGAGTCCAAGGTCAGCAACCCGATCATCCCGATCGGCCTGTTCAAGAACCCGACCTTCGTCCTCTCCACCAGCATCGGTCTGCTGCTGGGACTGGGCATGTTCTCCGCCATGGCGTTCCTCCCGACGTTCATGCAGATGGCAACCGGCACAGACGTCACCGGATCCGGACTGCTCATGCTCCCGATGATGGCAGGCGTCATGCTGACCTCGATCGTCTCGGGCATCATCGTGTCGAAGACGGGCAAGTACAAGATCTATCCGCTGTTCGGCACTCTCATCGCCGGTCTGGCCCTGGCGTGGATGACGACAATGACGGCGGACACCTCGATGGTCCTCATCGGATGCATGATCTTCACGATGGGCTTCGGCCTGGGCCTGGTCATGCAGATCATCGTCCTGGTCATCCAGAACTCCGTGGCTCCGGAGATGGTGGGCACCGCGACCTCGACGAACAACTACTTCCGCGAGATCGGCGCCTCCGTGGGCACGGCGCTGTTCGGCTCGATCTTCACCTCCCGACTGGCCGACAAGGTCGGCGAGGCGATGTCGCAGGTCCCGGGCGGTGCCGGGTCGGGTGGGCCGACCACCGACTCGCTGACCCCGGAGTCCGTTTCCTCGCTGCCCGGTCCCATCCACGATCTGGTCGTCAGCGCCTATGCCGATGCCCTGGCGCCGTCGTTCTGGTACATGGTGCCGGTGTTCCTCATCGCGTTCGTCCTCGCCTGGTTCCTGCCTCAGCTCAAGCTCTCCGACGTCGCCGGAATGGTGGCTCGCGGTGAGGCCGTGTACGGCGATGACATGGGCGGGGCCGAACGCGGCGTCGTCAGCGCCTCGAGTGAGGATGCGACCACCGCAGGACACACGACCACGGCGACCGGACATTCGGCCACGGCGGATGCGGCGGTGGAATCGGAGGGATCGTCCGCCTCGGCGGTGGCCGGCAGACGAGGTTCGCAGCGATTGAGCACGGTCAGCGTCGAGGACGGGCACGGTCCGCTGACCACCCCTCATACGGGGCCGGGCGCCGACCTGGACAAGGACCAATACCGTCTGAAGTGA
- a CDS encoding TetR/AcrR family transcriptional regulator: MHFTSSGEPTRADSAPAESADAGGDAEQSEGLRERKKRERGQALRQATLDLALENGYTNVTVEDICERCGVSRRTFFNYFSSKEEALLGRADTVFDEEDQPDIAAFEAGGPNGRLLADLQHLLASVIRTRLGKRDEMHQYHQLMKQDPSLMQAQMSRMGNNERLFREMIQRRLDGGALNTGTRAVDEKPTDEEGVPVSTRAEALAALAMMSIKATFIRLRKVEGDPAPIIDELFGELRNIFEEESA, translated from the coding sequence ATGCATTTCACATCTTCCGGCGAACCCACGCGCGCAGACTCTGCTCCGGCCGAGTCTGCCGACGCCGGCGGCGACGCCGAACAATCCGAAGGGCTGCGGGAGCGGAAGAAACGCGAACGCGGTCAGGCTCTGCGCCAGGCCACCCTCGACCTCGCGCTCGAGAACGGCTACACCAATGTCACCGTCGAAGACATCTGCGAACGCTGCGGAGTCTCACGACGCACCTTCTTCAACTACTTCTCAAGCAAAGAGGAAGCCCTGCTCGGTCGCGCCGACACCGTCTTCGACGAGGAGGATCAGCCCGATATCGCAGCCTTCGAGGCAGGTGGTCCGAACGGACGGCTCCTGGCCGATCTCCAACATCTGCTGGCCTCGGTGATTCGGACTCGCCTGGGCAAGCGCGACGAGATGCACCAGTATCACCAGCTGATGAAGCAGGACCCCTCGCTCATGCAGGCTCAGATGTCGCGCATGGGCAACAACGAGCGTCTGTTCCGGGAGATGATCCAACGTCGCCTCGATGGGGGAGCGCTGAACACCGGGACTCGAGCTGTCGATGAGAAGCCCACGGACGAGGAAGGGGTGCCGGTCTCGACCCGCGCCGAGGCTCTGGCCGCGCTGGCGATGATGTCGATCAAGGCGACGTTCATACGTCTGCGCAAGGTCGAGGGCGATCCCGCCCCGATCATCGACGAGCTGTTCGGGGAACTGCGAAACATCTTCGAGGAGGAATCCGCATGA
- a CDS encoding carbon-nitrogen hydrolase family protein: MKFALAQINSTTTVADNLDKVRDYAHRAAEAGAEFVVFPEATMSAFGPGLRRVAEEQVQSWRTEMAQVATAAGLSVIVGEFAISGEKVINLLAVYSPNGERRDYAKIHLYDAFGFKESDTVVAGEDPVVIDLGGEDVGLTLCYDIRFPKLFAELSRRGARLAIVSAAWGAGKGKVEQWQTLARARALDSNMFVAALGQADPEVSGVEVPKKGPTGVGHSLVSDPFGHVISSLEGDEALEIVEVDLGGADKAAEAIPVLTNAKLGY, translated from the coding sequence ATGAAATTCGCACTCGCGCAGATCAACTCGACCACCACGGTTGCGGACAACCTCGACAAGGTCAGGGACTACGCCCACAGGGCCGCCGAGGCGGGTGCCGAGTTCGTCGTGTTCCCCGAGGCCACGATGTCGGCCTTCGGTCCCGGACTGCGCCGGGTCGCCGAGGAGCAGGTTCAGTCGTGGAGGACCGAGATGGCGCAGGTGGCCACCGCGGCCGGCCTGAGCGTGATCGTCGGTGAGTTCGCGATCTCGGGTGAGAAGGTGATCAATCTGCTCGCCGTCTACTCGCCGAACGGTGAGCGTCGGGACTATGCGAAGATCCACCTCTATGACGCCTTCGGATTCAAGGAGTCCGACACCGTCGTCGCCGGTGAGGATCCCGTCGTCATCGATCTGGGTGGCGAAGACGTGGGGCTGACCCTGTGTTACGACATCCGGTTCCCGAAGCTGTTCGCCGAGCTCAGTCGCCGAGGTGCCAGGCTCGCCATCGTCTCCGCCGCCTGGGGAGCGGGGAAGGGCAAGGTCGAGCAGTGGCAGACCCTCGCCCGGGCACGTGCGCTCGACAGCAATATGTTCGTCGCCGCCCTCGGCCAGGCCGATCCCGAGGTCAGCGGTGTCGAGGTGCCGAAGAAGGGGCCCACTGGTGTCGGCCACAGCCTCGTCTCCGACCCATTCGGCCACGTCATCTCCTCACTCGAGGGCGACGAGGCCCTCGAGATCGTCGAGGTGGACCTGGGCGGGGCAGACAAGGCCGCCGAGGCGATTCCCGTGCTGACGAACGCGAAGCTCGGGTACTGA
- a CDS encoding MFS transporter, giving the protein MARAQLWTKDFIVGIGLNLAMSMVFYLLMTSMAGYAVARFAAGEAAAGFASSSFVVGAVVARVLTGKYLDFIGRRKLLIITMAISILASVAYMLADTLVWLFAIRIIHGIAFGAGNTAIMTAIQSVIPSSRRGEGTGYFGTATTLSTALGPYLGVVLPRAYDFPMLFAASAIMSIVAFSLCLIIRLPKQELSDYQRRSKWHLKLSTLVDPAGLRIGAIMLIVGIAYAAALVFLAGYAADSGVPAAASLFFVAFAVASLVARLFVGRLQDVLGDNFVIYPVFAFNLVGNVLLAMWPTMPGIILAGIFVGLGFGSLMPCMQAIAVKSVAMARVPVATSSFFLLLDAGSGIGPIILGAIKPLTGGSGMFMLCAGLVVLGAVVYTFVHGRYRGGRPGREFLG; this is encoded by the coding sequence GTGGCACGGGCACAGCTATGGACCAAGGACTTCATCGTCGGCATCGGTCTCAACCTGGCGATGTCGATGGTGTTCTACCTCCTCATGACGTCCATGGCCGGATATGCCGTCGCCCGGTTCGCCGCCGGAGAGGCCGCAGCCGGATTCGCGTCCTCGTCCTTCGTCGTGGGCGCGGTCGTCGCCCGTGTGCTGACCGGGAAGTACCTCGACTTCATCGGCCGCCGCAAACTGCTCATCATCACGATGGCGATCTCGATCCTCGCCTCCGTCGCCTATATGTTAGCCGACACCCTGGTGTGGCTCTTCGCCATCCGCATCATCCACGGCATCGCCTTCGGGGCCGGCAACACGGCGATCATGACGGCGATCCAGAGCGTCATCCCCTCCTCCCGCCGAGGCGAGGGCACCGGATACTTCGGTACGGCGACCACCCTGTCCACCGCCCTGGGCCCGTATCTGGGCGTGGTGCTTCCCCGTGCCTACGACTTTCCCATGCTCTTCGCGGCCTCGGCGATCATGTCGATCGTCGCCTTCAGCCTGTGCTTGATCATCAGGCTGCCCAAGCAGGAGCTCAGCGACTATCAGCGGCGCAGCAAATGGCACCTCAAGCTGTCCACCCTCGTCGACCCTGCGGGTCTGCGCATCGGCGCGATCATGCTCATCGTCGGAATCGCCTACGCCGCTGCGCTCGTGTTCCTCGCGGGCTATGCGGCCGACAGCGGGGTTCCGGCGGCAGCGTCACTGTTCTTCGTCGCCTTCGCCGTCGCCTCCCTGGTCGCACGACTGTTCGTCGGCCGCCTCCAGGACGTCCTCGGCGACAACTTCGTCATCTATCCGGTGTTCGCATTCAACCTCGTGGGCAATGTCCTGCTGGCCATGTGGCCGACCATGCCCGGGATCATCCTCGCCGGAATCTTCGTCGGCCTCGGCTTCGGCTCGCTCATGCCGTGCATGCAGGCGATCGCGGTGAAGTCCGTGGCGATGGCGCGAGTGCCGGTGGCCACCTCTTCCTTCTTCCTCCTCCTCGATGCGGGCTCGGGGATCGGGCCGATCATCCTCGGTGCCATCAAGCCGCTGACCGGCGGCAGCGGAATGTTCATGCTCTGCGCCGGGCTCGTCGTCCTCGGCGCTGTGGTCTACACATTCGTCCACGGCCGTTACCGAGGCGGCCGCCCCGGACGCGAGTTCCTCGGCTGA
- a CDS encoding DUF885 domain-containing protein has product MTQKRTPSAIDAVAEEYVDRSLALSPSLALYLGLDGAKGFDDFSPAGLAAANDLTVETLAKLAEAEKSAELDDVDLVTIDAMRERLSVDRDYYEAGLDHSSLNVIESPLQSIRDVFDLMPTETAEDWETIDTTMAAVPDSVAGYQESLSLAKSRGQVSARIQVEKVIEQARTLAESGSSFDLLVAGATEVPSALRDDLDTHAEAARASFSGLADFLGSEILPAAPENEACGRESYALHSRNFLGAEVDFDETYAWGLEELARIDAEQRRVAERIQPGADLFEVMETLNADPERTLHGAEGLREWMQKVADEAITELGQSHFDIPEPVRTIECMIAPSATGGIYYTGPTDDFSRPGRMWWSVPDGVTEFATWQEKTTVYHEGVPGHHLQVGQATYVSDTLNRWRRLMCWVSGHGEGWALYAEKLMADLGFLDDPGDYLGMLDSQRLRAARVVLDIGFHLGLEAPASLGGGIWDREKAWQFLTDNVAMDRSFLAFELDRYLGWPGQAPSYKIGQRLWEQFRDEAKTEAGADFDLKAFHTKALNLGSVGLDTLGRAMKR; this is encoded by the coding sequence ATGACCCAGAAGAGAACGCCCTCGGCCATCGATGCCGTTGCCGAAGAATACGTCGACAGATCACTCGCCCTCTCCCCCTCGCTCGCCCTCTACCTCGGATTGGACGGGGCGAAGGGCTTCGACGACTTCTCCCCCGCCGGCCTGGCAGCTGCCAACGATCTCACCGTCGAGACCCTGGCCAAGCTCGCCGAAGCCGAGAAGTCGGCCGAGCTCGACGACGTCGATCTCGTGACCATCGATGCGATGCGCGAGCGCCTGTCGGTCGACCGCGACTACTATGAGGCCGGTCTGGATCACTCGAGCCTCAACGTCATCGAGTCCCCGCTGCAGTCCATTCGCGACGTCTTCGACCTCATGCCCACCGAGACCGCCGAGGACTGGGAGACGATCGACACGACGATGGCCGCCGTGCCCGACTCCGTCGCCGGCTACCAGGAGTCCCTGTCACTGGCCAAGAGCCGCGGCCAGGTCTCCGCCCGCATCCAGGTCGAGAAGGTCATCGAGCAGGCCCGGACGCTGGCCGAGTCGGGAAGCAGCTTCGACCTGCTCGTCGCCGGTGCCACCGAAGTGCCATCGGCGCTGCGCGACGACCTCGACACCCACGCCGAGGCGGCCCGTGCGTCGTTCTCCGGCCTCGCCGATTTCTTGGGTTCGGAGATCCTGCCGGCCGCACCCGAGAACGAGGCCTGCGGTCGCGAGTCCTACGCCCTGCACTCCCGAAACTTCCTCGGCGCCGAGGTCGACTTCGACGAGACCTATGCGTGGGGACTCGAGGAGCTCGCGCGCATCGATGCCGAGCAGCGACGCGTCGCCGAGCGGATTCAGCCCGGCGCCGACCTCTTCGAGGTCATGGAGACACTGAATGCGGATCCCGAGCGGACGCTGCACGGGGCCGAAGGGCTGCGTGAGTGGATGCAGAAGGTCGCCGACGAGGCGATCACCGAGCTCGGCCAGTCCCACTTCGACATTCCCGAGCCCGTGCGCACGATCGAATGCATGATCGCTCCCTCCGCCACCGGCGGCATCTACTACACGGGACCCACCGACGACTTCTCCCGTCCGGGCCGCATGTGGTGGTCGGTGCCCGACGGCGTCACCGAGTTCGCCACCTGGCAGGAGAAGACCACCGTCTATCACGAAGGCGTGCCCGGCCATCACCTGCAGGTCGGCCAGGCCACATACGTCTCCGACACCCTCAACCGCTGGCGTCGCCTCATGTGCTGGGTCTCCGGCCACGGTGAAGGCTGGGCCCTCTACGCGGAGAAGCTCATGGCCGACCTCGGATTCCTCGACGACCCGGGGGACTATCTGGGCATGCTCGACTCCCAACGCCTGCGTGCGGCTCGGGTGGTCCTCGACATCGGCTTCCACCTCGGACTCGAAGCCCCGGCCAGCCTCGGCGGTGGGATCTGGGACCGGGAGAAGGCCTGGCAGTTCCTCACGGACAATGTCGCCATGGACCGGTCCTTCCTCGCGTTCGAGCTCGACCGCTACCTCGGCTGGCCGGGACAGGCACCGAGCTACAAGATCGGCCAGCGGCTGTGGGAGCAGTTCCGCGACGAGGCCAAGACCGAAGCCGGAGCCGACTTCGACCTCAAGGCCTTCCATACCAAGGCCCTCAATCTGGGATCGGTCGGCCTCGACACCCTCGGCCGGGCGATGAAGCGCTGA